Proteins co-encoded in one Rhodococcus sp. PAMC28707 genomic window:
- the murA gene encoding UDP-N-acetylglucosamine 1-carboxyvinyltransferase, which produces MSERFLVSGGNRLVGEVSVGGAKNSVLKLMAATLLAEGTSTITNCPDILDVPLMAEVLRGLGCEVVLEGSVVHITTPAEPKYHADFPAVKQFRASVCVLGPLVARCKRAVVALPGGDAIGSRPLDMHQSGLRLLGAHSEIQHGCVVAEAEELRGANIRLAFPSVGATENILMAAVLAKGETVIDNAAREPDIIDVCNMLNNMGAQVSGAGTSTLTIKGVESLTPTTHRVIGDRIVAATWGIAAAMTRGDVRVRGVNPKHLSLVLDKLRSAGSEVTMEADGFRVVQHERPTAVNFATLPFPGFPTDLQPMAIGLAAVANGTSMITENVFEARFRFVEEMIRLGADARTDGHHAVVRGVPQLSSAPVWSSDIRAGAGLVLAGLCADGVTEVHDVFHIDRGYPKFVENLTDLGGNIERVSEESAPSVTDLLQ; this is translated from the coding sequence GTGAGCGAACGCTTTTTGGTATCCGGAGGAAACCGACTCGTCGGCGAGGTGTCTGTCGGCGGTGCGAAGAACAGCGTGCTCAAGTTGATGGCGGCGACCTTGTTGGCCGAGGGTACGAGCACCATCACCAATTGTCCCGACATACTCGATGTTCCCCTGATGGCCGAGGTCTTGCGAGGCTTGGGCTGCGAAGTGGTACTCGAGGGTTCGGTCGTGCACATCACCACGCCGGCAGAGCCGAAATATCACGCTGATTTTCCGGCAGTCAAACAGTTCAGGGCATCGGTCTGCGTACTGGGGCCGCTTGTGGCCAGGTGCAAGCGTGCGGTGGTTGCTCTTCCCGGTGGCGATGCAATCGGGTCGCGCCCTCTCGACATGCATCAATCCGGGCTCCGTTTGCTCGGCGCACACAGCGAAATCCAGCACGGATGTGTGGTGGCAGAGGCCGAGGAGTTACGAGGGGCAAACATTCGCCTCGCCTTTCCATCGGTCGGGGCCACCGAGAACATTTTGATGGCCGCGGTACTTGCAAAGGGTGAGACCGTCATCGACAACGCTGCCCGCGAACCGGACATCATCGATGTATGCAACATGCTCAACAACATGGGTGCGCAGGTCTCGGGCGCTGGAACTTCGACGCTGACCATCAAGGGTGTCGAGTCCTTGACGCCGACGACTCATCGGGTAATCGGTGATCGAATCGTCGCGGCGACGTGGGGTATCGCTGCGGCGATGACGCGAGGCGATGTCCGTGTTCGTGGCGTCAACCCGAAGCACCTCTCCCTCGTCCTGGACAAGCTGCGTTCCGCGGGGTCCGAGGTGACCATGGAGGCCGACGGATTTCGCGTGGTTCAACACGAGCGTCCGACAGCCGTCAATTTCGCGACCTTGCCCTTTCCTGGTTTCCCGACGGATCTGCAGCCCATGGCGATCGGATTGGCTGCTGTAGCGAACGGCACGTCGATGATCACCGAAAACGTGTTCGAGGCGCGTTTCCGCTTTGTCGAGGAGATGATTCGGCTGGGGGCCGATGCGAGAACGGACGGACATCATGCGGTCGTTCGCGGTGTGCCTCAGCTGTCCAGCGCTCCGGTGTGGTCCTCGGATATCAGGGCAGGAGCAGGCCTGGTGCTGGCTGGTTTGTGTGCCGATGGCGTCACCGAGGTTCACGACGTCTTTCACATAGATCGTGGATATCCGAAGTTCGTCGAGAACCTGACCGACCTCGGCGGCAACATCGAGCGCGTGAGCGAAGAATCTGCGCCATCGGTGACAGATCTTCTGCAGTGA
- a CDS encoding cob(I)yrinic acid a,c-diamide adenosyltransferase, translated as MAVHLTRIYTRTGDDGTTGLSDFSRVTKNDPRLIAYADCDETNASLGVVLALGNPPEKILKVIRTIQSDLFDAGADLSTPVVAEPKYPPLRIDQSYVDRLERWCDEFNEELDPLTSFILPGGTPLGALLHTARTTARRAERAAWAAVAASPEDTSTLPSKYLNRLSDLLFILSRYANPGGDVQWIPGASRSTGE; from the coding sequence ATGGCTGTGCACTTGACCCGTATCTACACTCGCACCGGTGACGACGGGACTACCGGACTGAGCGACTTTTCCCGTGTCACCAAGAACGACCCCCGTCTCATTGCCTACGCCGACTGCGACGAAACCAACGCAAGTCTCGGAGTTGTGCTGGCGCTTGGGAATCCGCCGGAGAAGATCTTGAAGGTCATTCGGACGATTCAGAGTGATCTGTTCGACGCAGGCGCAGATCTATCCACACCCGTCGTCGCAGAACCAAAGTACCCACCGCTGCGAATCGATCAGTCGTACGTCGACAGATTGGAACGCTGGTGCGACGAATTCAACGAAGAACTCGATCCGTTGACGTCGTTCATACTCCCGGGTGGAACACCACTCGGAGCGCTACTCCACACGGCTCGGACGACCGCTCGACGCGCCGAAAGAGCTGCGTGGGCCGCCGTCGCTGCGAGTCCCGAGGACACCAGCACGTTGCCGTCCAAATACTTGAACAGGCTGTCGGATCTACTGTTCATCCTCAGTAGGTATGCCAATCCTGGAGGCGATGTTCAGTGGATTCCGGGAGCGTCGCGCTCTACCGGCGAGTGA
- a CDS encoding DUF2071 domain-containing protein: protein MDRHSAQRLWPRPPILPRPIMMDQRWERVVFLHWKVPSAVVSPLLPRGCTPDEFDGSSWVGLIGFEMVGAGFGYRHPVPYFGTFAEINVRLYSIDGEGRRGVVFRSLEASRLAVVMGTNLARVPYRWASMTIYDDRSTVRYRSRRIAPPHRGVSTDFAVVRGSRDMSNDPLAQFLTARWGLHTSAAGRLMYAPNLHSRWKLLDAELTHCSDQLIEAAGLPNLAGRSPDSVLYSDHVATQFGRPYAVRAVG, encoded by the coding sequence GTGGACCGACATAGTGCACAACGCCTCTGGCCTCGGCCACCGATTCTCCCGCGACCGATCATGATGGACCAGCGCTGGGAACGTGTGGTCTTCTTGCATTGGAAGGTCCCCAGCGCCGTCGTCTCACCGCTACTGCCCCGAGGCTGCACCCCGGACGAATTCGACGGCTCGTCTTGGGTCGGTCTGATCGGGTTCGAGATGGTCGGCGCCGGATTCGGATACCGCCATCCAGTCCCCTACTTCGGGACCTTCGCCGAAATCAACGTTCGACTGTACTCCATTGATGGCGAGGGACGACGGGGAGTGGTTTTTCGATCACTGGAAGCTAGCCGACTCGCAGTCGTCATGGGAACCAACCTCGCTCGCGTTCCGTATCGATGGGCATCGATGACAATCTATGACGACAGATCCACCGTCAGATACCGAAGTAGACGCATCGCTCCACCCCACCGCGGAGTTTCGACCGACTTCGCCGTCGTGCGCGGGTCACGGGATATGTCAAACGACCCGTTAGCCCAATTCCTCACAGCACGTTGGGGTTTACATACATCGGCCGCTGGACGGCTCATGTACGCACCGAACCTGCACAGCCGGTGGAAACTTCTCGACGCCGAGTTGACTCATTGCTCGGATCAGCTGATCGAGGCTGCAGGTCTACCGAACCTCGCCGGCAGATCACCGGACTCGGTGCTGTACTCGGATCACGTCGCAACACAGTTCGGACGGCCCTATGCGGTGCGTGCGGTCGGCTGA